The Catenulispora sp. EB89 genome includes a region encoding these proteins:
- the rfbB gene encoding dTDP-glucose 4,6-dehydratase has translation MRILVTGGAGFIGSEYVRQLLSRPGSPDSVTVLDALTYSGVEANLEPVRDNPGFSFRHGDIRDADVVDEVMAGHDAVVHFAAESHVDRSILGAGPFVTTNVVGTQVLLDAARKHGVGRFVHVSTDEVYGSIDEGSWTEEWPLAPNSAYSASKAGSDLLVLAYHRTHKMDVVVTRCSNNYGHYQFPEKMIPLSVTNLIDGGSVALYGDGANIRDWLHVSDHCRGIDLALRQGRAGEVYNIGGGTELTNKDLVQLMLDATGTDWSSVRTVEDRKGHDRRYSLSIEKIRQELGYEPQVRFDDGIAQTIDWYKNNRAWWEPLKAKAGLETSGGAAK, from the coding sequence GTGAGGATTCTTGTGACCGGCGGTGCCGGGTTCATCGGCTCAGAGTATGTCCGTCAGCTCCTATCCCGTCCCGGTTCGCCGGATTCGGTCACGGTGCTGGACGCACTGACCTATTCGGGGGTCGAGGCGAATCTCGAGCCGGTGCGCGACAATCCGGGCTTCAGCTTCCGGCACGGCGACATCCGTGACGCCGACGTCGTCGACGAGGTGATGGCCGGACACGACGCCGTGGTGCACTTCGCCGCCGAGTCGCACGTGGACCGCTCGATCCTGGGCGCCGGGCCGTTCGTGACCACGAACGTGGTCGGCACGCAGGTGCTGCTGGACGCCGCGCGCAAGCACGGCGTCGGCCGCTTCGTGCACGTCTCCACCGACGAGGTCTACGGCTCCATCGACGAGGGCTCCTGGACCGAGGAGTGGCCGCTGGCGCCGAACTCGGCGTACTCGGCCTCCAAGGCCGGCTCGGACCTGCTGGTGCTGGCCTACCACCGCACGCACAAGATGGACGTGGTGGTCACGCGCTGCTCCAACAACTACGGGCACTACCAGTTCCCGGAGAAGATGATCCCGCTGTCGGTGACCAACCTGATCGACGGCGGCAGCGTCGCGCTCTACGGCGACGGCGCCAACATCCGCGACTGGCTGCACGTCTCCGACCACTGCCGCGGCATCGACCTGGCGCTGCGCCAGGGCCGGGCGGGCGAGGTCTACAACATCGGCGGCGGCACCGAGCTGACCAACAAGGACCTCGTGCAGCTGATGCTGGACGCCACCGGCACCGACTGGTCCTCGGTCCGCACCGTCGAGGACCGCAAGGGCCACGACCGCCGCTACTCGCTGTCGATCGAGAAGATCCGGCAGGAGCTCGGCTACGAGCCGCAGGTGCGGTTCGACGACGGCATCGCGCAGACCATCGACTGGTACAAGAACAACCGCGCGTGGTGGGAGCCGCTGAAGGCGAAGGCCGGTCTGGAGACCTCCGGGGGCGCGGCGAAATGA